A single window of Drosophila suzukii chromosome 3, CBGP_Dsuzu_IsoJpt1.0, whole genome shotgun sequence DNA harbors:
- the Syp gene encoding heterogeneous nuclear ribonucleoprotein R isoform X7 — MDPARVQKDEGGGEARTPIILKSRSAIRILSQMPSSSKMAEGNGELLDDINQKADDRGDGERTEDYPKLLEYGLDKKVAGKLDEIYKTGKLAHAELDERALDALKEFPVDGALNVLGQFLESNLEHVSNKSAYLCGVMKTYRQKSRASQQGVAAPAAAIQVKGPDEDKIKKILERTGYTLDVTTGQRKYGGPPPDWEGNVPGNGCEVFCGKIPKDMYEDELIPLFEDCGTIWDLRLMMDPMTGTNRGYAFVTFTNREAAVNAVRQLDNHEIKPGKCLKINISVPNLRLFVGNIPKSKGKDEILEEFGKLTAGLYEVIIYSSPDDKKKNRGFCFLEYESHKAASLAKRRLGTGRIKVWGCDIIVDWADPQEEPDEQTMSKVKVLYVRNLTQDVSEDKLKEQFEQYGKVERVKKIKDYAFIHFEDRDSAVEAMRGLNGKEIGASNIEVSLAKPPSDKKKKEEILRARERRMMQMMQARPGIVGNLSPTHPSMMSLTPMRLQGARMPLRTPIPREYEYDYDYFGFSDYRQGTYTNESFYEELYRSYDGDYNYYDYPSGNGGSGGGGSVTGGSMVPLSSGGSQNSPLSGGQRSARGSASGPSGSTSVMGIGRGHGVTMPRGRVVGQRGSISRLGAQTAPQAAAAAAAAGQAAAAVAQRGATGQGAPAATGGVRGVVPTRPSVRGTQHVKPLQNLPAGAALKTFMEGN, encoded by the exons ATGGACCCGGCCCGCGTTCAGAAGGATGAGGGGGGCGGCGAGGCCCGTACCCCCATAATCCTCAAGAGCCGCTCCGCCATTCGGATTCTTAGCCAGATGCCCAGTTCCAGCA AAATGGCGGAGGGTAATGGCGAACTGTTAGATGACATTAATCAGAAAGCCGATGACCGTGGCGATGGCGAACGTACAGAGGACTATCCCAAGCTGCTGGAGTACGGTCTGGACAAGAAA GTCGCTGGCAAGCTGGATGAAATCTACAAAACCGGCAAGTTGGCTCACGCCGAGCTGGATGAGCGCGCCCTGGACGCGCTCAAGGAGTTTCCCGTCGATGGTGCCTTGAATGTGTTAGGTCAGTTCCTCGAATCGAACCTGGAGCACGTGTCAAACAAGTCCGCCTACCTGTGCGGCGTGATGAAGACGTACCGCCAGAAGAGTCGAGCCAGCCAACAGGGCGTGGCCGCGCCCGCAGCTGCCATTCAGGTCAAAGGTCCCGACGAGGACAAGATCAAGAAAATCCTCGAGCGCACCGGCTACACATTAGATGTGACGACAG GTCAGCGCAAATATGGTGGGCCGCCACCGGATTGGGAGGGCAATGTGCCGGGAAACGGCTGCGAGGTCTTCTGCGGCAAGATACCCAAGGACATGTACGAGGACGAACTGATTCCGCTCTTCGAGGACTGCGGCACAATCTGGGACCTACGCCTCATGATGGACCCGATGACGGGCACAAATCGTGGTTATGCATTTGTCACATTCACAAATCGCGAAGCGGCCGTCAATGCAGTGCGACAG CTCGATAATCACGAAATAAAACCCGGCAAGTgtctgaaaataaatataagcgTACCGAATCTGCGCCTTTTCGTAGGCAATATTCCCAAGTCAAAGGGCAAAGATGAAATTTTAGAGGAATTTGGTAAACTTACAG CTGGCCTTTACGAGGTAATCATCTACAGTTCGCCAGATGATAAGAAAAAGAATCGCGGCTTCTGTTTTCTCGAATACGAGTCACACAAGGCGGCATCTTTGGCCAAACGAAGGCTTGGCACAGGAAGAATTAAG GTTTGGGGATGTGATATAATAGTCGACTGGGCCGATCCACAGGAGGAGCCGGATGAACAAACCATGTCCAAGGTTAAAGTTCTGTATGTGCGAAATCTAACCCAGGACGTCTCAGAGGATAAGCTAAAG GAGCAATTTGAGCAATATGGAAAGGTGGAACGCGTTAAGAAAATTAAAGACTATGCCTTTATACACTTTGAGGATCGTGATAGCGCCGTCGAAGCTATGCGTGGCCTTAATGGCAAGGAGATCGGCGCCTCGAATATTGAG GTCTCTCTAGCCAAACCTCCTTCGGACAAAAAGAAAAAGGAGGAAATTCTGCGGGCTCGTGAGCGCCGTATGATGCAAATGATGCAAGCGCGTCCCGGGATCGTGGG AAACCTGTCGCCGACACATCCCAGCATGATGTCCTTGACGCCCATGCGCCTCCAAGGGGCGCGCATGCCGCTGCGTACGCCGATACCTCGCGAATACG AATACGATTACGACTATTTCGGTTTCTCGGACTACCGCCAAGGGACCTATACCAACGAATCGTTCTACGAGGAGCTGTACCGCTCGTATGATGGGGATTACAACTACTATGATTACCCCAGCGGCAACGGGGGCAGCGGGGGCGGCGGGAGTGTGACCGGCGGTTCGATGGTACCGCTCTCGTCGGGCGGCTCCCAGAATTCACCGCTGTCCGGTGGCCAGCGATCGGCCAGAGGATCGGCAAGTGGTCCTAGTGGTTCGACGAGCGTTATG GGAATTGGTCGTGGGCATGGAGTCACAATGCCGCGTGGCAGAGTCGTTGGCCAACGTGGCAGCATCAGTCGTCTGGGGGCCCAAACAGCGCCACAggcggcggcagcggcagcggcggcgggacaggcggcggcggcggtaGCTCAGCGGGGGGCCACCGGTCAGGGGGCGCCGGCAGCAACCGGGGGGGTCCGTGGGGTGGTGCCAACGCGTCCCAGCGTTCGTGGCACCCAGCACGTCAAGCCGCTACAAAATTTACCAG CTGGAGCTGCACTCAAGACATTTATGGAGGGCAACTAA
- the Syp gene encoding heterogeneous nuclear ribonucleoprotein Q isoform X12 — protein sequence MDPARVQKDEGGGEARTPIILKSRSAIRILSQMPSSSKMAEGNGELLDDINQKADDRGDGERTEDYPKLLEYGLDKKVAGKLDEIYKTGKLAHAELDERALDALKEFPVDGALNVLGQFLESNLEHVSNKSAYLCGVMKTYRQKSRASQQGVAAPAAAIQVKGPDEDKIKKILERTGYTLDVTTGQRKYGGPPPDWEGNVPGNGCEVFCGKIPKDMYEDELIPLFEDCGTIWDLRLMMDPMTGTNRGYAFVTFTNREAAVNAVRQLNDFEIRKGKKIGVTISFNNHRLFVGNIPKNRDRDELIEEFSKHAPGLYEVIIYSSPDDKKKNRGFCFLEYESHKAASLAKRRLGTGRIKVWGCDIIVDWADPQEEPDEQTMSKVKVLYVRNLTQDVSEDKLKEQFEQYGKVERVKKIKDYAFIHFEDRDSAVEAMRGLNGKEIGASNIEVSLAKPPSDKKKKEEILRARERRMMQMMQARPGIVGFETLSPYRNLSPTHPSMMSLTPMRLQGARMPLRTPIPREYGNWSWAWSHNAAWQSRWPTWQHQSSGGPNSATGGGSGSGGGTGGGGGSSAGGHRSGGAGSNRGGPWGGANASQRSWHPARQAATKFTSWSCTQDIYGGQLSVAHRSSPGTATRVALR from the exons ATGGACCCGGCCCGCGTTCAGAAGGATGAGGGGGGCGGCGAGGCCCGTACCCCCATAATCCTCAAGAGCCGCTCCGCCATTCGGATTCTTAGCCAGATGCCCAGTTCCAGCA AAATGGCGGAGGGTAATGGCGAACTGTTAGATGACATTAATCAGAAAGCCGATGACCGTGGCGATGGCGAACGTACAGAGGACTATCCCAAGCTGCTGGAGTACGGTCTGGACAAGAAA GTCGCTGGCAAGCTGGATGAAATCTACAAAACCGGCAAGTTGGCTCACGCCGAGCTGGATGAGCGCGCCCTGGACGCGCTCAAGGAGTTTCCCGTCGATGGTGCCTTGAATGTGTTAGGTCAGTTCCTCGAATCGAACCTGGAGCACGTGTCAAACAAGTCCGCCTACCTGTGCGGCGTGATGAAGACGTACCGCCAGAAGAGTCGAGCCAGCCAACAGGGCGTGGCCGCGCCCGCAGCTGCCATTCAGGTCAAAGGTCCCGACGAGGACAAGATCAAGAAAATCCTCGAGCGCACCGGCTACACATTAGATGTGACGACAG GTCAGCGCAAATATGGTGGGCCGCCACCGGATTGGGAGGGCAATGTGCCGGGAAACGGCTGCGAGGTCTTCTGCGGCAAGATACCCAAGGACATGTACGAGGACGAACTGATTCCGCTCTTCGAGGACTGCGGCACAATCTGGGACCTACGCCTCATGATGGACCCGATGACGGGCACAAATCGTGGTTATGCATTTGTCACATTCACAAATCGCGAAGCGGCCGTCAATGCAGTGCGACAG CTAAATGATTTTGAAATTCGGAAAGGCAAAAAGATTGGTGTTACGATATCATTTAACAATCACCGGCTATTTGTCGGCAATATACCTAAGAATAGAGATCGCGACGAATTAATTGAGGAATTTTCAAAACATGCAC CTGGCCTTTACGAGGTAATCATCTACAGTTCGCCAGATGATAAGAAAAAGAATCGCGGCTTCTGTTTTCTCGAATACGAGTCACACAAGGCGGCATCTTTGGCCAAACGAAGGCTTGGCACAGGAAGAATTAAG GTTTGGGGATGTGATATAATAGTCGACTGGGCCGATCCACAGGAGGAGCCGGATGAACAAACCATGTCCAAGGTTAAAGTTCTGTATGTGCGAAATCTAACCCAGGACGTCTCAGAGGATAAGCTAAAG GAGCAATTTGAGCAATATGGAAAGGTGGAACGCGTTAAGAAAATTAAAGACTATGCCTTTATACACTTTGAGGATCGTGATAGCGCCGTCGAAGCTATGCGTGGCCTTAATGGCAAGGAGATCGGCGCCTCGAATATTGAG GTCTCTCTAGCCAAACCTCCTTCGGACAAAAAGAAAAAGGAGGAAATTCTGCGGGCTCGTGAGCGCCGTATGATGCAAATGATGCAAGCGCGTCCCGGGATCGTGGG ATTTGAAACCTTGTCTCCATACAGAAACCTGTCGCCGACACATCCCAGCATGATGTCCTTGACGCCCATGCGCCTCCAAGGGGCGCGCATGCCGCTGCGTACGCCGATACCTCGCGAATACG GGAATTGGTCGTGGGCATGGAGTCACAATGCCGCGTGGCAGAGTCGTTGGCCAACGTGGCAGCATCAGTCGTCTGGGGGCCCAAACAGCGCCACAggcggcggcagcggcagcggcggcgggacaggcggcggcggcggtaGCTCAGCGGGGGGCCACCGGTCAGGGGGCGCCGGCAGCAACCGGGGGGGTCCGTGGGGTGGTGCCAACGCGTCCCAGCGTTCGTGGCACCCAGCACGTCAAGCCGCTACAAAATTTACCAG CTGGAGCTGCACTCAAGACATTTATGGAGGGCAACTAAGCGTAGCACATCGATCATCTCCTGGTACAGCGACAAGAGTCGCTCTCCGGTGA
- the Syp gene encoding heterogeneous nuclear ribonucleoprotein R isoform X14 → MDPARVQKDEGGGEARTPIILKSRSAIRILSQMPSSSKMAEGNGELLDDINQKADDRGDGERTEDYPKLLEYGLDKKVAGKLDEIYKTGKLAHAELDERALDALKEFPVDGALNVLGQFLESNLEHVSNKSAYLCGVMKTYRQKSRASQQGVAAPAAAIQVKGPDEDKIKKILERTGYTLDVTTGQRKYGGPPPDWEGNVPGNGCEVFCGKIPKDMYEDELIPLFEDCGTIWDLRLMMDPMTGTNRGYAFVTFTNREAAVNAVRQLDNHEIKPGKCLKINISVPNLRLFVGNIPKSKGKDEILEEFGKLTAGLYEVIIYSSPDDKKKNRGFCFLEYESHKAASLAKRRLGTGRIKVWGCDIIVDWADPQEEPDEQTMSKVKVLYVRNLTQDVSEDKLKEQFEQYGKVERVKKIKDYAFIHFEDRDSAVEAMRGLNGKEIGASNIEVSLAKPPSDKKKKEEILRARERRMMQMMQARPGIVGNLSPTHPSMMSLTPMRLQGARMPLRTPIPREYGNWSWAWSHNAAWQSRWPTWQHQSSGGPNSATGGGSGSGGGTGGGGGSSAGGHRSGGAGSNRGGPWGGANASQRSWHPARQAATKFTSWSCTQDIYGGQLSVAHRSSPGTATRVALR, encoded by the exons ATGGACCCGGCCCGCGTTCAGAAGGATGAGGGGGGCGGCGAGGCCCGTACCCCCATAATCCTCAAGAGCCGCTCCGCCATTCGGATTCTTAGCCAGATGCCCAGTTCCAGCA AAATGGCGGAGGGTAATGGCGAACTGTTAGATGACATTAATCAGAAAGCCGATGACCGTGGCGATGGCGAACGTACAGAGGACTATCCCAAGCTGCTGGAGTACGGTCTGGACAAGAAA GTCGCTGGCAAGCTGGATGAAATCTACAAAACCGGCAAGTTGGCTCACGCCGAGCTGGATGAGCGCGCCCTGGACGCGCTCAAGGAGTTTCCCGTCGATGGTGCCTTGAATGTGTTAGGTCAGTTCCTCGAATCGAACCTGGAGCACGTGTCAAACAAGTCCGCCTACCTGTGCGGCGTGATGAAGACGTACCGCCAGAAGAGTCGAGCCAGCCAACAGGGCGTGGCCGCGCCCGCAGCTGCCATTCAGGTCAAAGGTCCCGACGAGGACAAGATCAAGAAAATCCTCGAGCGCACCGGCTACACATTAGATGTGACGACAG GTCAGCGCAAATATGGTGGGCCGCCACCGGATTGGGAGGGCAATGTGCCGGGAAACGGCTGCGAGGTCTTCTGCGGCAAGATACCCAAGGACATGTACGAGGACGAACTGATTCCGCTCTTCGAGGACTGCGGCACAATCTGGGACCTACGCCTCATGATGGACCCGATGACGGGCACAAATCGTGGTTATGCATTTGTCACATTCACAAATCGCGAAGCGGCCGTCAATGCAGTGCGACAG CTCGATAATCACGAAATAAAACCCGGCAAGTgtctgaaaataaatataagcgTACCGAATCTGCGCCTTTTCGTAGGCAATATTCCCAAGTCAAAGGGCAAAGATGAAATTTTAGAGGAATTTGGTAAACTTACAG CTGGCCTTTACGAGGTAATCATCTACAGTTCGCCAGATGATAAGAAAAAGAATCGCGGCTTCTGTTTTCTCGAATACGAGTCACACAAGGCGGCATCTTTGGCCAAACGAAGGCTTGGCACAGGAAGAATTAAG GTTTGGGGATGTGATATAATAGTCGACTGGGCCGATCCACAGGAGGAGCCGGATGAACAAACCATGTCCAAGGTTAAAGTTCTGTATGTGCGAAATCTAACCCAGGACGTCTCAGAGGATAAGCTAAAG GAGCAATTTGAGCAATATGGAAAGGTGGAACGCGTTAAGAAAATTAAAGACTATGCCTTTATACACTTTGAGGATCGTGATAGCGCCGTCGAAGCTATGCGTGGCCTTAATGGCAAGGAGATCGGCGCCTCGAATATTGAG GTCTCTCTAGCCAAACCTCCTTCGGACAAAAAGAAAAAGGAGGAAATTCTGCGGGCTCGTGAGCGCCGTATGATGCAAATGATGCAAGCGCGTCCCGGGATCGTGGG AAACCTGTCGCCGACACATCCCAGCATGATGTCCTTGACGCCCATGCGCCTCCAAGGGGCGCGCATGCCGCTGCGTACGCCGATACCTCGCGAATACG GGAATTGGTCGTGGGCATGGAGTCACAATGCCGCGTGGCAGAGTCGTTGGCCAACGTGGCAGCATCAGTCGTCTGGGGGCCCAAACAGCGCCACAggcggcggcagcggcagcggcggcgggacaggcggcggcggcggtaGCTCAGCGGGGGGCCACCGGTCAGGGGGCGCCGGCAGCAACCGGGGGGGTCCGTGGGGTGGTGCCAACGCGTCCCAGCGTTCGTGGCACCCAGCACGTCAAGCCGCTACAAAATTTACCAG CTGGAGCTGCACTCAAGACATTTATGGAGGGCAACTAAGCGTAGCACATCGATCATCTCCTGGTACAGCGACAAGAGTCGCTCTCCGGTGA
- the Syp gene encoding heterogeneous nuclear ribonucleoprotein R isoform X15: MFLAVSHNMGRDSYRTFSPEMYSSLSSPLGQHGIEMAEGNGELLDDINQKADDRGDGERTEDYPKLLEYGLDKKVAGKLDEIYKTGKLAHAELDERALDALKEFPVDGALNVLGQFLESNLEHVSNKSAYLCGVMKTYRQKSRASQQGVAAPAAAIQVKGPDEDKIKKILERTGYTLDVTTGQRKYGGPPPDWEGNVPGNGCEVFCGKIPKDMYEDELIPLFEDCGTIWDLRLMMDPMTGTNRGYAFVTFTNREAAVNAVRQLDNHEIKPGKCLKINISVPNLRLFVGNIPKSKGKDEILEEFGKLTAGLYEVIIYSSPDDKKKNRGFCFLEYESHKAASLAKRRLGTGRIKVWGCDIIVDWADPQEEPDEQTMSKVKVLYVRNLTQDVSEDKLKEQFEQYGKVERVKKIKDYAFIHFEDRDSAVEAMRGLNGKEIGASNIEVSLAKPPSDKKKKEEILRARERRMMQMMQARPGIVGNLSPTHPSMMSLTPMRLQGARMPLRTPIPREYGNWSWAWSHNAAWQSRWPTWQHQSSGGPNSATGGGSGSGGGTGGGGGSSAGGHRSGGAGSNRGGPWGGANASQRSWHPARQAATKFTSWSCTQDIYGGQLSVAHRSSPGTATRVALR; this comes from the exons AAATGGCGGAGGGTAATGGCGAACTGTTAGATGACATTAATCAGAAAGCCGATGACCGTGGCGATGGCGAACGTACAGAGGACTATCCCAAGCTGCTGGAGTACGGTCTGGACAAGAAA GTCGCTGGCAAGCTGGATGAAATCTACAAAACCGGCAAGTTGGCTCACGCCGAGCTGGATGAGCGCGCCCTGGACGCGCTCAAGGAGTTTCCCGTCGATGGTGCCTTGAATGTGTTAGGTCAGTTCCTCGAATCGAACCTGGAGCACGTGTCAAACAAGTCCGCCTACCTGTGCGGCGTGATGAAGACGTACCGCCAGAAGAGTCGAGCCAGCCAACAGGGCGTGGCCGCGCCCGCAGCTGCCATTCAGGTCAAAGGTCCCGACGAGGACAAGATCAAGAAAATCCTCGAGCGCACCGGCTACACATTAGATGTGACGACAG GTCAGCGCAAATATGGTGGGCCGCCACCGGATTGGGAGGGCAATGTGCCGGGAAACGGCTGCGAGGTCTTCTGCGGCAAGATACCCAAGGACATGTACGAGGACGAACTGATTCCGCTCTTCGAGGACTGCGGCACAATCTGGGACCTACGCCTCATGATGGACCCGATGACGGGCACAAATCGTGGTTATGCATTTGTCACATTCACAAATCGCGAAGCGGCCGTCAATGCAGTGCGACAG CTCGATAATCACGAAATAAAACCCGGCAAGTgtctgaaaataaatataagcgTACCGAATCTGCGCCTTTTCGTAGGCAATATTCCCAAGTCAAAGGGCAAAGATGAAATTTTAGAGGAATTTGGTAAACTTACAG CTGGCCTTTACGAGGTAATCATCTACAGTTCGCCAGATGATAAGAAAAAGAATCGCGGCTTCTGTTTTCTCGAATACGAGTCACACAAGGCGGCATCTTTGGCCAAACGAAGGCTTGGCACAGGAAGAATTAAG GTTTGGGGATGTGATATAATAGTCGACTGGGCCGATCCACAGGAGGAGCCGGATGAACAAACCATGTCCAAGGTTAAAGTTCTGTATGTGCGAAATCTAACCCAGGACGTCTCAGAGGATAAGCTAAAG GAGCAATTTGAGCAATATGGAAAGGTGGAACGCGTTAAGAAAATTAAAGACTATGCCTTTATACACTTTGAGGATCGTGATAGCGCCGTCGAAGCTATGCGTGGCCTTAATGGCAAGGAGATCGGCGCCTCGAATATTGAG GTCTCTCTAGCCAAACCTCCTTCGGACAAAAAGAAAAAGGAGGAAATTCTGCGGGCTCGTGAGCGCCGTATGATGCAAATGATGCAAGCGCGTCCCGGGATCGTGGG AAACCTGTCGCCGACACATCCCAGCATGATGTCCTTGACGCCCATGCGCCTCCAAGGGGCGCGCATGCCGCTGCGTACGCCGATACCTCGCGAATACG GGAATTGGTCGTGGGCATGGAGTCACAATGCCGCGTGGCAGAGTCGTTGGCCAACGTGGCAGCATCAGTCGTCTGGGGGCCCAAACAGCGCCACAggcggcggcagcggcagcggcggcgggacaggcggcggcggcggtaGCTCAGCGGGGGGCCACCGGTCAGGGGGCGCCGGCAGCAACCGGGGGGGTCCGTGGGGTGGTGCCAACGCGTCCCAGCGTTCGTGGCACCCAGCACGTCAAGCCGCTACAAAATTTACCAG CTGGAGCTGCACTCAAGACATTTATGGAGGGCAACTAAGCGTAGCACATCGATCATCTCCTGGTACAGCGACAAGAGTCGCTCTCCGGTGA
- the Syp gene encoding heterogeneous nuclear ribonucleoprotein R isoform X9, with translation MFLAVSHNMGRDSYRTFSPEMYSSLSSPLGQHGIEMAEGNGELLDDINQKADDRGDGERTEDYPKLLEYGLDKKVAGKLDEIYKTGKLAHAELDERALDALKEFPVDGALNVLGQFLESNLEHVSNKSAYLCGVMKTYRQKSRASQQGVAAPAAAIQVKGPDEDKIKKILERTGYTLDVTTGQRKYGGPPPDWEGNVPGNGCEVFCGKIPKDMYEDELIPLFEDCGTIWDLRLMMDPMTGTNRGYAFVTFTNREAAVNAVRQLDNHEIKPGKCLKINISVPNLRLFVGNIPKSKGKDEILEEFGKLTAGLYEVIIYSSPDDKKKNRGFCFLEYESHKAASLAKRRLGTGRIKVWGCDIIVDWADPQEEPDEQTMSKVKVLYVRNLTQDVSEDKLKEQFEQYGKVERVKKIKDYAFIHFEDRDSAVEAMRGLNGKEIGASNIEVSLAKPPSDKKKKEEILRARERRMMQMMQARPGIVGNLSPTHPSMMSLTPMRLQGARMPLRTPIPREYEYDYDYFGFSDYRQGTYTNESFYEELYRSYDGDYNYYDYPSGNGGSGGGGSVTGGSMVPLSSGGSQNSPLSGGQRSARGSASGPSGSTSVMGIGRGHGVTMPRGRVVGQRGSISRLGAQTAPQAAAAAAAAGQAAAAVAQRGATGQGAPAATGGVRGVVPTRPSVRGTQHVKPLQNLPAGAALKTFMEGN, from the exons AAATGGCGGAGGGTAATGGCGAACTGTTAGATGACATTAATCAGAAAGCCGATGACCGTGGCGATGGCGAACGTACAGAGGACTATCCCAAGCTGCTGGAGTACGGTCTGGACAAGAAA GTCGCTGGCAAGCTGGATGAAATCTACAAAACCGGCAAGTTGGCTCACGCCGAGCTGGATGAGCGCGCCCTGGACGCGCTCAAGGAGTTTCCCGTCGATGGTGCCTTGAATGTGTTAGGTCAGTTCCTCGAATCGAACCTGGAGCACGTGTCAAACAAGTCCGCCTACCTGTGCGGCGTGATGAAGACGTACCGCCAGAAGAGTCGAGCCAGCCAACAGGGCGTGGCCGCGCCCGCAGCTGCCATTCAGGTCAAAGGTCCCGACGAGGACAAGATCAAGAAAATCCTCGAGCGCACCGGCTACACATTAGATGTGACGACAG GTCAGCGCAAATATGGTGGGCCGCCACCGGATTGGGAGGGCAATGTGCCGGGAAACGGCTGCGAGGTCTTCTGCGGCAAGATACCCAAGGACATGTACGAGGACGAACTGATTCCGCTCTTCGAGGACTGCGGCACAATCTGGGACCTACGCCTCATGATGGACCCGATGACGGGCACAAATCGTGGTTATGCATTTGTCACATTCACAAATCGCGAAGCGGCCGTCAATGCAGTGCGACAG CTCGATAATCACGAAATAAAACCCGGCAAGTgtctgaaaataaatataagcgTACCGAATCTGCGCCTTTTCGTAGGCAATATTCCCAAGTCAAAGGGCAAAGATGAAATTTTAGAGGAATTTGGTAAACTTACAG CTGGCCTTTACGAGGTAATCATCTACAGTTCGCCAGATGATAAGAAAAAGAATCGCGGCTTCTGTTTTCTCGAATACGAGTCACACAAGGCGGCATCTTTGGCCAAACGAAGGCTTGGCACAGGAAGAATTAAG GTTTGGGGATGTGATATAATAGTCGACTGGGCCGATCCACAGGAGGAGCCGGATGAACAAACCATGTCCAAGGTTAAAGTTCTGTATGTGCGAAATCTAACCCAGGACGTCTCAGAGGATAAGCTAAAG GAGCAATTTGAGCAATATGGAAAGGTGGAACGCGTTAAGAAAATTAAAGACTATGCCTTTATACACTTTGAGGATCGTGATAGCGCCGTCGAAGCTATGCGTGGCCTTAATGGCAAGGAGATCGGCGCCTCGAATATTGAG GTCTCTCTAGCCAAACCTCCTTCGGACAAAAAGAAAAAGGAGGAAATTCTGCGGGCTCGTGAGCGCCGTATGATGCAAATGATGCAAGCGCGTCCCGGGATCGTGGG AAACCTGTCGCCGACACATCCCAGCATGATGTCCTTGACGCCCATGCGCCTCCAAGGGGCGCGCATGCCGCTGCGTACGCCGATACCTCGCGAATACG AATACGATTACGACTATTTCGGTTTCTCGGACTACCGCCAAGGGACCTATACCAACGAATCGTTCTACGAGGAGCTGTACCGCTCGTATGATGGGGATTACAACTACTATGATTACCCCAGCGGCAACGGGGGCAGCGGGGGCGGCGGGAGTGTGACCGGCGGTTCGATGGTACCGCTCTCGTCGGGCGGCTCCCAGAATTCACCGCTGTCCGGTGGCCAGCGATCGGCCAGAGGATCGGCAAGTGGTCCTAGTGGTTCGACGAGCGTTATG GGAATTGGTCGTGGGCATGGAGTCACAATGCCGCGTGGCAGAGTCGTTGGCCAACGTGGCAGCATCAGTCGTCTGGGGGCCCAAACAGCGCCACAggcggcggcagcggcagcggcggcgggacaggcggcggcggcggtaGCTCAGCGGGGGGCCACCGGTCAGGGGGCGCCGGCAGCAACCGGGGGGGTCCGTGGGGTGGTGCCAACGCGTCCCAGCGTTCGTGGCACCCAGCACGTCAAGCCGCTACAAAATTTACCAG CTGGAGCTGCACTCAAGACATTTATGGAGGGCAACTAA